TGTACCTGCAGAGGCTCAAACTGCCGAAACTGGGACGACAACAAGTAGCATGTTTGGATCCTTTTTCCCAAAAGTAAGTCGAAAACTGGGTattgatgggaaaaaaaattggaccgGTGGCATCACATGGAATTTCATCAATTCCCTCTTAAGAAACATTTGACTCGGAAAAAATTGCTTCTGTAACAGTAAGCAGAAGGATCTATGTTAGACAGCCGCGGCGTGTCACGCAGCGCCCTGGGGAGCGTTGCGTGATATCCTAAGAAACCGAAACTACTGCGTTACCATTCGATCTGacaagggctaacgctcgaaacgtcagttttcgAAACTCTCTCCGGTGgcaaatttaaatattcaactcagttaataaaaaccaaattatacTGCGTTACCAGTTCGATCTGTTTGGTAATCACAATAAACAGGGgccgtttttttctttctttccaaacaaaaaaaacagaaaacaaaaaaaaaaataataataaacaaggCTTACATCAAAATGCTTCATGACCTTATTGTAATATATGTGCCTAATGAAGCTCAAGGaaaccaactaaaaaagctaaGCACTAGGGGATCAAACTCAAAGTCAAACTAAACTCGAAATGTTAGGTACAACTGAAAATTCAAACATAGAGTCGATTCGAATTAGAAAGTGCAACTGAACACGGTTGAAAATCCATCTTACTAAGAATGAACAAGAATGTTCAGTATTTTGAGAGGGCAGTGGAGACGGAACCAATATAGTATTTTGAGCGCAAACATTTCTGGTTgttaaaatttgaacaaagaGCGCGTGGTCGGAAATCGCTGAACACGACATGATTTTAACGATTAATAAAGGAAAGCAAACCTAGAAATAAAGTACATTGCTCTCCTTACGAACTTTTATACTTACCGGGAAATATAGGGCACAATTACACCTGAGAACGTTCTGCAGAAGATCGCTGGCAAGCCAAACTGGGTTAGATGCTGAACACAAAGCAAACCGAACAATCTTTGCCCAACAACAAATGAGTAATatcaagaaaacatcaaaattaaaacagaaaaatccaGAGGCAGAGGTTACATATCATGTGAGACTCAGGATCATTAACATTGTTCTATAAATAATTTGACAAGGTCGTCTTGACACATGATTCGGTATGTTACATTTATCATGTTTCTAGGAAAGTGAAGAAAGCTTTGACTTTGGACTGGCTGAGAATCAGCCCACTCGATCGGTGAGTACACTGTATTAAGGAAACCAACCCCTCTTGTCACGGGATCCTCATGTTTTGTTATTCCACCTTTGCGCCAATTTACCGTATTAGGGAAATGGAACACGAATTTTGCCAACGTGTCACGGTATTACCGTGTGCCTTACTGACTGATCCAAactttgatacttttttttgaAGGCTTGACTTCTCGATCAACGAATTTTTAAGCGCATTTTTTCCCGCTGGTTGTAGAGAATACTTTTAGAGGTGCTCTttataactacagaaaaaaatcttaaaatggTTCTGTATGTGTTGTTTTCATCCTTTGCTTCGCACGTCTTATGATGCGATGCTCCGATAAAACTGCAAGAAGTGTTTCGAAAACTGGAAGCCAAAATACTAGAAAATGAAGTGatagtggaataataaatcaCTTATTCGATGTTAAATTCCTCTCTGAAGAAAGGGATGAttaagttttcaagaaaaagatcTCGTGACAATTTCCGCTTTCCATCACGGAAAGAGACCGGTTATAAATGAAGGCGAGCGGAACAAAAATTAACGAAAGTTAATTACAGCTTTCCATCTTTgctaaaaaattatatatttttagcgGTTATATGTATGAGTATTCAGCGATAACGTTGCCAGGTGAAAATTTATAGGACCACGTTTGAGTATGTCAATGACGTCACGTTTCCGGTCTCAACCATTATGAATTTCACAtgatatgtgattatttatGCTCtaagaaattgtaaaataactcggctaaatttttaaaatacaatcgATGTTTTTCCAGTGGACCGTGTGTTAAGGTGAGTGATTCAAGCAAGGGTGTGAAGCCCTACTGAAACAGTCCTCGTATGGTATTTGACCATCTTCATAATGCAGAATGCGTGAacattattaattattcataaccgATGAAGCGGAAAAATTTGACGTCCCCTCGCTTTGCATAGCCCTAAATTTTAGTTAGAGATGAATTGGCCAAAATTGGCCCAGCAGGCCTCGTAAAACTCACTTTTCTGAGTTTTATAAGTGCTTACTTGTAAATCAACCCGCGGCTTGAAAAGGTTTGAAGTAACTTAGGGTAAAGTCAGATGAATAATGTCAGCGTAATTTTGGGTATAATGTAGCGTATCGAGGTCAATGCCGAGTGCCACATGCAGACAACACTATGGGTTTGAAGCCGTGTGACTCAGCTATTTGATACGCTATTTTAACTCTTAcattgtttgtaatttgcaaCGGTCGATCTCGGTAAGACGCAAGTGATCCCGAGAAATGTTTCGTAAATTCCGCAGATCGTAACATTTCATCCCAAAATCCGCTTAATGACAGTCAGATAAACACaagtgtttttcctttgcctttggagGGGCGTCAGTTTGAGTCAGTGCAGAGTGGGAAACTAACCGTCACAAAACCGCGCAAAATCACTCGAGACAACACGGAGGGTACAAGACGTGGCCCCCTGCTAAAAGATATTTCCACAGGACACAAATTTATTCCCACTATCTTACTTTATTTTGTCTAGAAGTTCTTGGACTTCTGCAGAATGTCAGCAACTGAAGATGGAGGTGAACGTGCACCATTAATTTCAAAAGATCAATACGGCAAGAGCCATTCAACTCGTGGAAAGACAAATACCAATTGCCTGGTGTCTCGGTCCGATGGAGCTTTGAGTCGTCAGCAAAGAATCCTAAATGCATTGTGCATTCTTGTAACAGAGTCATGTGAGCGCCTGACCTTCTATGGAGCATCTGCGAATCTAGTATTATTTTCTAAGAATGTCTTAAAGCTTGAGTCACCTTGGCCATCAACAATCACTTTTTTCTTCCAAGGTTAGTTTGTAGTGTTGTCATGAGGTTGTCATAGGCACAGAATACTGGGGCCAGAAGCTCTGCCTAGCTGTACCGGAAAGTTTTGTATGCGCGTTGGAGAGTCAAGCGTGGAAACGAAGATTGATTTAGACAGAATAcgtctaaagaaaaaaactcgaGACCGACCTAGCGTATCATCGCCTAAAAATGCACACAAAACCACCAAGCTACGTCGGCTACCGGGTAATCCAATCAAGTTATTCACAATTCTGTTCGGACCAATCTTGAACAAAGTGGTATAAGCTTTAAAAATGGTTCTCGGCAGGAAGGATCGTGGTAAAACATAAAAGCaaggcaattaaaaaaaaaagttcgcAGACGGAAAATATCTAAAACGCACACATACACGCACACAGGGGAATGCAAGAAAGAGgcattgaaattcaaaattcgaTTTCAGAGCGTTAATTGTATTCTTGTATTTTGTCTGGATTTGCTTAAGAAGAAGTAGAACTGTCTGTATGGGAAGGCTGAAcaacaatataatttttttaatcggTTTTATTTTTATAGGGACATGTTACGCTACACCTTTGCTTGGAGGTTGGCTGGCGGATGCTTACTTGGGTCGTTTCAACACTATTTACGGATGCTGTTTGTGGTATTTGGTTGGGGTCATGCTTCTTGCCACGGTATCAATTACTGATGATATGCTGACCTCAGAATTTGATACATTAGCGAGACTGGTGTATTTTACTATTGCCCTTGTGTTGATAGCATTTTGCGCGGGAGGAATCAAGGCCAACGTAGCACCCTTTGGAGCAGATCAGGTGAAACAGGATGGTCCAAGGGCTGTTCAGACCTTCTATAGCTGGTATTACTGGTTTATTAACACGGGAGGCTTAGTAGCAGTTACAGTTGTAGTGGGAATCCAGcaatcaaacattttctttggtTATGTTATAAATGCTGGTTCAATTATCTTTGGTCTGGTTGCATTTCTTGCCTGTCGTAATAAGTACTTGGTCAAGCCACCGGTGGGTAGTCAACTGactgaaatttccaaaataaccCTCAATGCCATTAAAAATCGGAAACAGAACACTGGTGGCTGGATGGATGGAGCAAAGAGCAGATTTGGAGGAAAGTTTAATCATGCAAAGGTTGAAGATGTCAAGGCAGTCTTGAGAGTACTTCCAGTGTTCATCAcattcatctttttctttacaatttacTTCCAGGTAAGGATCATAAAAACAGTATTAGCCAATACTATCCAAGAATAAGTGAGTTAGGTAAAAATTCATTATAGGTGATAAGAGTTGCCACACTCaacattttgaagttttttcgtACCATTTGATTTGATCGTTTTTAGGGTATTATTGTATTCGAAAAAGAACCGGGAAACCTATTTAATTGTGTaacaagaagaggaaatgaCGTCGAATCAACGagtagagaagccttgactgtactCGGTTTTGTTATAAAGTATGCAGGAAGCTATCAGAGCGTGGTTTACAGGGGGAACGGGGGAATAGGCCGTTGCCAATAGGGTATTGAAGGGGAGAATCAGTACAGAGTATTGACTCCCAATTACTTGCCAGTTAGGGAGGTGTGGACCATAAGAATATTATAGAGCCTTTTGGGAGGATCAGATGCATTTTATCGTGATGCAACCCCCGACCCTTGACCCTCCGACCCTCCGACCTCCGACTCCCGATCACAGACGATAAATAGTGACTGGTACAGTTATTTTGCATATCATCCAATTTTACTTGTGTATTGTCAAGAAAAAGATCGATCCCCTATCGCAGCACGTGATCATGATGTTGTAGATCATACTCTGCAGGTGTTATTGTGTAAATCAAATTTATTCACACCATGGAGAAAGACAATGTTAAAGAAATCACTCTACAgttgtaaattaaataaaaggAGTTGTTCTCATTTACTTTTCCGCTTTATACACTAACGATTTTAATTCCATCCTGGtcttttctctcctttttcagATCAGCACTTCGTTCCTTATTCAAGGTGCTTACATGAAcctaaaattgcaaaatttgacCATACCAGCGACGTCGTCAATGGCTGTTACTGTTGTCTTCGTTCTTGGACTAACTCCTCTTCTAGAATACGTTGTCTATCCTCTCATGGAACGCACGGGCATTAAGCTGACTCCCTTGCGGCGCATTGGTGCCGGCTTTCTGTCATCAGCAGCATCTATGGTTGTTGCTGGTCTGGTTGAAATGAAGCGACGAGAATTATGGCTAGATGGTCATATCTGCACACAGGAGGTTTTAGGGGAAATTCACAACGCTTCTTGTCTCAGCATTTTCTGGCAAACACCTCAGTTCATGTTGATTGGAATCGGTGAAGTGCTTGCAGCTATTGCGGGTATGAGATTTTTGATGATATCAGTGCCTTGTTGTGATGTTGAACAAATCTAGAGATTTTCACGAAAATTTGATTGAAGTATGAAAGACATGATTAAGTGGGGAGATAATCCTGCTGGTTTATGTATAATTAAGGCGGCGACTTAATGGGTGAAGTAAAGGGAACAAAAATCTTAAAGTAGAGACCAAAGTAAAGCAGAATGCTTTTTTAACTCAGTACAATATTTCGGCTTTTCAAGCAGCCTTCTTCTGAAAAAGATCAATAGAATTCGCATTGGAGGGGCTGGAGAGTTGCGTTTGCAGGGATGTTTTTGTAATATACCAAAAAATATAAGTTAATGAAATGTGATATACAATGTGTGTAATCAAAGACGAATTAAAGCACCAAAATTATTAAAAGGAGgggaaacaaagaaataacttcGTTCTTAAAGTGAAGGAACTAACTCTCCATGATACGTCAGTGTTCACTAAGTCAGTCTCCAATTATTATCACATTGTCGGGCATTGTGGCGCATTTTGGGGGCTAATTTGGTGAATTAGGCTCTTAGCGCGCTGAGATAAACCCATGAAAAGTGAGAATCAAACAATCGTACAGTCAATTAACATCGAGAAGCCATTGCTACGTTAGCGCCGTTTTCCTGCAGccttggtgaaaaaaataaaagcaaatttgcGCATGAAAGCATGAAAACGAACAAAGATTGATATCCTATGGAAAGAAGTGCTCAGCTGCAGTGAAATGTGCTTGTTCGAACATTCAAAGTCGTCCGTTTCTTTCAAGAGAGGCTTCTGTAAATTACGCCGCTTGTAGAAGTTCTGTGGTCGTCGGCGAAGTGCATGTAGGTTTGGCGGCTTCAAGCCAAACACGCTTAGTTGAACCAATTGTGCCAAACTGTCAGTTTAACGATACTTGTACAGTTAATTTCGACACCGACATTTATGGAATTTTCCTATCGtatgttttgaaattcaaatggCGATATTTCTCACCAGCTTCGCTCGATGGTGTATTAACAAAGCCAGAGATGCTCACAtcatttttcagattttttttgttatcatatgTTTGGttcttatgtttttaattcCCTCCAAAGTGGGCATTGTTATGTCCAGGGGCCGTTCCTAAAGCACGAATTAACCCTTTCCGAGCGACTCGGGCTAAAATTAGTCTGAGTCGGTCCTAAAACGTATTTATGTCCGCCATCATAAATGTTATTAGTTGTAGTATCTACAGACTTTGCAATCTCCTCCATGTggtataaattataattttttgaaatGCGCAGTTAACCTTCAAacttgtttatatatttttttttgaaggactTGAGTTTGCATACTCACAGGCTCCCGAGTACCTTAAGGGAGTGATCATGGGTGTGTTCCTCGCAGCCACCGGTGTTGGTGGTTACCTTGCAAATCTTCTAGTTGCTGTTGTCAACAGCGATTGGTACCCTGAGAAGGATCCTAACCAAGGCCACATGGAGTACTTCTTCTTCCTGTTGTCTGGTTTGATGATGCTAAATTTTCTGTTATTCCTATACATTGCGTCTTCATACAAGTACAAAGTATCGGCTCAGCTAGGTGACGAGAGTGAGAAAGAACAGCTTGAGCATGAACTAACTGTTAGTACTCAATCTATGCGATGCTGATCGCTTTATGTCTGCATGCCTCAGCTAAGCTAAGGGGCAGAGTAGTTAGTTTTGTCTGTATTTCCGCATTGTTCACCGAACGAACCTTTCCGAATAAAGCGCCAACGGGAAGCGAAGCTTCCCATGCGAGGGGTGAGAAAAATAATAGGTAATAGCGCTAGAAGTCTTTCTAAAGAACTGTAAGTGGATTTTTGTCACTTGATGAAGATTTCAAGAGACGCATCTGTCTGATAACCAATCAACAGGACTGCTATTGCGCGATAAATTAACTGGTAATACAGTCAAAGGTAATTCCTCATCTCCACGTGGCCGCAGATTCTGCATGATCTGCACCCCTAAATGTAAGAAGGTTTAAATAGAAAAGTGATAGTGTGAATTTATTTCATCTATCGCAAAAAGTCTACGCAGACCGATCGGACTCgtattgctttttttcagtgataaaGGCTAATTACTCATTATGTGtttgaaagtaattaatttGGCTGAAGGTACAATTTGCGGTAAGGGTTTAGTCAAAAGATTAATATGAATTAGGATaaacaggagcccattacttgatGAGCtacttcataaaaaaatcaatagttaGATAAAGTACTTCAGTTTTAGCACCTGAAACAAGAAGTATGCATCTAAGATAAGTACATCCACATGTTTGTCGACCATTGTTagtatttcagttttgtaacaTAAAAcccatatatatataatttCACTACTGCCTtggtagtgttcattactgcgaaaaTAGCTTTCATATCCATTCCATAAACCGTAGTTCCAtgatatatgattttcatacatccACAGTCATCGGTTCATCACCTCACGGGTTTACGacgaaccaacataatgacgGCGACAATAATGGCTTGTGAATTCAGTTGATTATGCACTGGTATCGCATAGgtaatgggttcaaatcccgtaatggcctgaatttttttcaggccttactttcactactgcttaagtagtggtcattactgcgaagatcgctttcatattcattccCGTACGAAACTAGGTTAGaaaaatcctttttcttttcagggaagtatttaacaaaattacCGCAGATGGGTGAGGTTTTTCATCTATTCATCTAGACGTCCACCCatacagttttcttttttgccttgCTTCTGGAAACTTATATATCAGTATGTCAAGATTTCGACCCATTACAATTTTGCCTCTATGTCTACGAGTTCGCcctattaaaaacaaaaacttcgCCTCGGCGTTGCCAATTCGCCTGCGAATTTTTGAACTTGTTTCCATGAGGCAGAACGTGTTCAGTTTCCAACTTATAAAGATCTTTACCAAGACGGTCAAACTGTCATAATTTTATTCAAACTCCATATTTGAGCATGGTTTGTGATTAAAACTGGCCTATTTtatacatttaaccctttaactcccacgatctgattgttaattctcccctctagctgctacgcatttccttgtaaattagttatgagaatttggtgttagatcaagatgaaaactttaacctgataagtctgagtattctcattacctttttgcggaataatgtatggatgttattgggagaagttatgtgttaatcacttctgggagttaaagggtgcAATGGTAATTTCATGGTGGAAGCAATGACTTCTTCTTTGTCTCCGCCAAAGCCATATCAAGATCAGCAATGATGAGCGTGGGTAGTAAAAGCTTAAGAAGTTTTGCCCTTTTCTCGTAAAGGCTAGACCTCTGAGCGAAGTAATATAAGCCTTCCTACTACTGCTacctttttttatatatataaattagcCTACAAGTATGTTTTTCATTAAgtctgtctgacgagtgcgtaagcacgaaacttagagttacagggaatcatgcgtgtttcgTTTAAGTCATTTTGAACTTTACTACTATTTCCCACAATTAAGCCTTCCTACTATAATCATAACTATtatagtttcctaaaatgtgattggtgcattagctgctttatttttcactaatcattctgctcagttgtaatcggacagtgtaatcgtacagttggctgtaatccTACACCTGTAATCGGAACGGTTTTCCGAGAGCGAGGTTTGAGAAAGACTGTAAGCTTTGAGGAACATACCTAGATAATGCTCAAGGACAAATATAGCATGCTTTCGGGGAAAACAGAGTTTATTGTGTTTtctatccttcaaatattttgcaacgtgtgtgaagaaaaaaaaatgttttcgtaGTGTTTGCTGCAAGgcgtgttttcttttcagtgttctctggcACAACtatatgaacaaacaaatatttcccTTCTTGACGAGAACCATCAAATTTTCTGTCATATTGAATTAAATTAAGTCACGTAATGCGCTTAGACCAATTACGCGCGAGCAAAAATATGCAATGTATCATAATTAGGGGTAACCAGCAATGGACTTGCTTTGCAAGGGTTAGTAAACGCATTACTAATCCCTTCATGGCAGGGAAAGCGGAATGGGCTCCAGCTGGATGGGCTACTTGGCTCACCGATTTTTAAATCATGAGAATGAGTACCGacagaagtcctgttaccaattaatcataaccgtttCAATTTCCGAAACAACCAATACGACAAAAATCTCcggtagagacaatgtctaaaataaaaaaaaattcctccattttggaaatttcccagtttatgtttttcagggtaagtggttgttgctgtgattattgtgattaattctgtgcatagtggatttagctgagtagGCTTAGTATGATTGCCTGCCTCAACTGTTCGCATCTAATAGCAGATATTGTGTGCGCTTTTGCCGCTTGGTGGTCTCCAATTTCTACGAGCGCGTCAAAGACCACCGGCATCTGTGGCTGATCATGGCTGCCACATGTGGCCACAAAAACCAAAATGAGGCGATCAGTCACAAAGACATAAAGCTGCTGAATATTGAGCAGTATTCGATAGTTAGTTTAACTGAGCTCATGTTCACAATTACATCCAGAAGGTCTTGACAACTCATCATTTGACCATCCAGAGCCAGATTGTTTGTCGACCTGTGAGATTTTTCACCGGGCGTTTGTAATACAACAATGCAATTAGAAAGCAAATAATGATGCAAAACTAAATCTCAATCATGGAGCTCTGCTTTATTCTATGTGGAGACCATCGTTGAAGGAGCAGTTGACAGAATCATGACTAGATTTCAGTCGTATTTGCCGAACGAAAACTTGGTTACTGTAAAGAAACTAGATTGCAGGAATTTACGAAGCTCCCCTTAAATACTCGCCTTTAGAATTACCTCAACTcgttacatcagtatgcatattctccatactgtcctctatGCATATCCTgaggtgccgacaaggagaatttgtttaacaatcaagagcttcttcagttggtgatcattttcctttactttcgtgaccttaatgtgtgatttggggctgatattgtaaagagaattcACATGCTAGTCACTTTTCAGGGATCGAAAGCTAAAGACCTCAAAAACTACCTCGAAGGTAGAAGCAGAAGAAAATCTCACCAACTCAGTATTCATTTCACGCTCATTCCTTTTTGTTGCTTATTAAGATTATTTACTTCTTACTATTTATATAGCTGGGGTTTCGAAAACTGCCAATGTCCAAAAACTAAATTGAATTATTGACTTCCGAAGTATTATGTTAAAAAAGATGCTTTAACCGCATTTGCGCTACTTTCAAAGTTCAGCCCAATTCGCCAAAAACGTCATTGCTACTGACATAGCAACAACAAATTTAATCGGCATGACGGGAAAATGCTGACACATCACTTACACACGCACGGATGATACAGTTAATTCGTTGTATTCTTGGCCTTTTTCTGTCTCCTCACTTTGTTGAGGCGATCCTTTGTATTCGTATGAAGATGCaataaacaggaaaaacaaaaaatccagCATCATCAGAACAGTTACCAGAAAGAAGAAGTACTCAAAATGACCTCTGTTAGGATCTTTCTCAGGATACCAATCACTATTACCTCCCGATGTAACGATAGCAACAAGAAGGTTTGCAAGGAAGCTTCCGAGTCCCCAAGCAGCCATGTAAAGGGCCATGAAAACTCCCTTGAGGTACTCAGGAGCCTGTGAGTATGCAAACTCAAGTCCTgcaaaacaagtaaaaaaat
This region of Pocillopora verrucosa isolate sample1 chromosome 3, ASM3666991v2, whole genome shotgun sequence genomic DNA includes:
- the LOC131786782 gene encoding solute carrier family 15 member 4; translation: MSATEDGGERAPLISKDQYGKSHSTRGKTNTNCLVSRSDGALSRQQRILNALCILVTESCERLTFYGASANLVLFSKNVLKLESPWPSTITFFFQGTCYATPLLGGWLADAYLGRFNTIYGCCLWYLVGVMLLATVSITDDMLTSEFDTLARLVYFTIALVLIAFCAGGIKANVAPFGADQVKQDGPRAVQTFYSWYYWFINTGGLVAVTVVVGIQQSNIFFGYVINAGSIIFGLVAFLACRNKYLVKPPVGSQLTEISKITLNAIKNRKQNTGGWMDGAKSRFGGKFNHAKVEDVKAVLRVLPVFITFIFFFTIYFQISTSFLIQGAYMNLKLQNLTIPATSSMAVTVVFVLGLTPLLEYVVYPLMERTGIKLTPLRRIGAGFLSSAASMVVAGLVEMKRRELWLDGHICTQEVLGEIHNASCLSIFWQTPQFMLIGIGEVLAAIAGLEFAYSQAPEYLKGVIMGVFLAATGVGGYLANLLVAVVNSDWYPEKDPNQGHMEYFFFLLSGLMMLNFLLFLYIASSYKYKVSAQLGDESEKEQLEHELTVSTQSMRC